One Burkholderia pyrrocinia DNA segment encodes these proteins:
- a CDS encoding TolC family protein, which translates to MRLPEPPAAPIAAAALATAVALAGCATSSIDLAPEASNRPWQPQTSAAGDIVSAPPRANAQGAHDYTLPATPALASVPSPAALDAAHAYTLPELIDLAESANPLTRIAWNDARNAALAVGIAKSAYLPKLSATAMGAYQANHGSTSTILGDSSSDTTVHGTISALSLQWLLFDFGGRAARVEAAEQASIASNVAFTAVHQQVIHDVTVGYYRYEAARSRALSAQQGLANADAILAASRARLKHGVGTVVELAQATQNRAQANLALVQASGTESDSYLALVSALGISPLSKPTIAALPKRPLPPALGSSVDAIVSDAIARRPDLQGAFALEKANRAKIKAAEAAFMPKIFLSASTSYASGGTAITALPAIGDQAPTVNLNGSRYGGGVFLGVTIPLYDGGLRSAVLMQARNDAQSASARLTRTKEEAVRQVVAAQNAVQTSLASHDAATALVDAAQTSYDAALTAYRNGVGSVTDATIAQSQLLAARNAEVDSYAGALSAAAALALATGTIGSAQ; encoded by the coding sequence ATGCGCCTACCTGAACCGCCGGCCGCCCCGATCGCCGCCGCCGCCCTCGCGACCGCCGTCGCGCTGGCCGGCTGCGCGACGTCGTCGATCGATCTGGCGCCGGAGGCGTCCAACCGCCCGTGGCAGCCGCAGACATCGGCCGCGGGCGACATCGTGTCCGCACCGCCGCGCGCGAACGCGCAAGGCGCGCACGACTACACGCTACCGGCCACGCCCGCGCTCGCGTCGGTACCGTCGCCTGCCGCGCTCGATGCCGCGCATGCGTACACGCTGCCCGAACTGATCGACCTCGCCGAATCGGCGAACCCGCTGACGCGCATCGCATGGAACGACGCGCGCAATGCGGCGCTCGCGGTCGGCATCGCGAAATCCGCCTACCTGCCGAAGCTGTCCGCAACGGCCATGGGCGCGTATCAGGCGAACCACGGCTCGACATCGACGATACTCGGCGACTCGTCGAGCGACACGACCGTGCACGGCACGATCTCGGCGCTGTCGCTGCAATGGCTGCTGTTCGATTTCGGCGGCCGCGCAGCGCGCGTCGAAGCGGCCGAACAAGCGTCGATCGCGTCGAACGTCGCGTTCACGGCCGTGCACCAGCAAGTGATCCACGACGTGACCGTCGGGTACTACCGGTACGAAGCCGCGCGCTCGCGCGCACTCAGCGCGCAGCAGGGCCTCGCGAACGCGGACGCGATCCTCGCGGCGTCCCGCGCGCGGCTCAAGCATGGCGTCGGCACGGTCGTCGAGCTTGCGCAGGCGACGCAGAACCGTGCGCAGGCGAACCTCGCGCTCGTGCAGGCGAGCGGCACGGAAAGCGACAGCTACCTCGCCCTCGTCTCCGCGCTCGGCATCTCGCCGCTGTCGAAGCCGACGATCGCCGCGCTGCCGAAACGGCCGCTGCCGCCCGCGCTCGGTTCGTCGGTCGACGCGATCGTGTCGGACGCGATCGCGCGCCGCCCCGACCTGCAGGGCGCGTTTGCGCTCGAAAAGGCCAATCGCGCGAAGATCAAGGCCGCCGAAGCCGCGTTCATGCCGAAGATCTTCCTGTCCGCTTCGACGTCGTATGCAAGCGGCGGCACGGCCATCACCGCACTGCCCGCGATCGGCGACCAGGCGCCGACCGTCAACCTGAACGGCAGCCGCTACGGCGGCGGCGTGTTCCTCGGCGTGACGATCCCGCTGTACGACGGCGGCCTGCGCTCGGCCGTGCTGATGCAGGCGCGCAACGATGCTCAAAGCGCATCCGCGCGTCTCACGCGGACCAAGGAGGAAGCCGTCCGCCAGGTCGTTGCCGCGCAGAACGCGGTACAGACGAGCCTCGCGTCGCACGACGCCGCGACGGCGCTCGTCGATGCCGCGCAGACGAGCTACGATGCGGCGCTGACCGCGTACCGGAACGGCGTCGGCTCGGT